A region of Pyxidicoccus parkwaysis DNA encodes the following proteins:
- a CDS encoding sugar ABC transporter permease: MNRPSKLKMAAIHAGLMVMCMVTLYPVLWVVKMALSPTDSLTLTANPFPETITWEHFHEVLLGTDAAGRWLFGRQLLASIAVSGATTLVGLALAVSAAYALSRFRFPGKDGGMQMLLITQMFPATLMLVPIYSILEKLHLLDSLTGLVLVYATTALPFCIWNLKGYFDTLPRELEEAAVMDGASPAQVFIRVVLPLARPALAVTALFSFMTAWNEFILAATLLNDPTRFTLPVALQRYVGEYKVEWGKFAAGALVISAPVMALFFALQKHLVGGLTAGGVKG; encoded by the coding sequence ATGAACCGCCCGTCGAAGCTGAAGATGGCCGCCATCCACGCCGGGTTGATGGTGATGTGCATGGTGACGCTGTACCCGGTGCTGTGGGTGGTGAAGATGGCGCTGTCACCCACCGACAGCCTCACGCTCACCGCCAACCCCTTCCCCGAGACCATCACCTGGGAGCACTTCCACGAGGTGCTCCTGGGCACGGACGCCGCCGGCCGCTGGCTCTTCGGCCGGCAGCTCCTGGCGAGCATCGCCGTGTCCGGCGCCACCACGCTGGTGGGCCTGGCGCTGGCGGTGTCCGCGGCGTACGCGCTGTCCCGGTTCCGCTTCCCCGGCAAGGACGGCGGAATGCAGATGCTGCTGATTACGCAGATGTTCCCGGCGACGCTGATGCTGGTGCCCATCTACAGCATCCTCGAGAAGCTGCACCTGTTGGACAGCCTCACGGGGCTCGTCCTCGTGTACGCCACCACCGCCCTGCCCTTCTGCATCTGGAACCTGAAGGGCTACTTCGACACGCTGCCGCGCGAGCTGGAGGAAGCGGCGGTGATGGACGGTGCCTCCCCCGCCCAGGTCTTCATCCGGGTGGTGCTGCCGCTGGCCCGGCCCGCGCTGGCCGTGACGGCGTTGTTCTCCTTCATGACGGCGTGGAACGAGTTCATCCTCGCCGCCACGCTGCTCAATGACCCGACCCGCTTCACCCTGCCCGTCGCCCTCCAGCGGTACGTGGGCGAGTACAAGGTGGAGTGGGGCAAGTTCGCCGCCGGCGCGCTCGTGATTTCCGCGCCGGTCATGGCGTTGTTCTTCGCTCTCCAGAAGCACCTCGTCGGCGGTCTCACCGCTGGCGGCGTCAAGGGGTAA